The region ACAAATTGTACTCATAACGATAATGGTATATAATAACATATTTATTATGAATGAATCAATTAATTAGATTAATTATTATAACATATAATGCTATATCAGTAAAAAATATAAATAAAATTTTATAGCATAAAAATTTTATGATATTGTCGTACAAATTAACATATAATATAAAAATTATGTTAAATAATGTACATAAAATTAATAAATAGGAAAGTATATGAATAAAAGAAATATTTTCGGTTTGACAATTATTAGTTTTCTATCATATTATTTTACAGGAGCGATGATTGTTGTTACCGGTATTGCACTAAATAGTATTGCACAATATTTTTATTTATCTGTTTCAGAAGTTAGTAATGCATTTACTTTTTTAAATGCTGGAATATTAATTTCAATTTTTTTAAATTCCACTATTACCACAATATTCTCATTTAAAGAACAAATTATATTAGGTTTTTTTTTAATCATTCTTGCAATTATCGGATTTGTTAAATTTCATACTATATTAATTTTTTGTACTAGTATGTTTATATTCGGTTTTGTTGGTGGTTTAACTATGTCTATAGGAACATTTATTATTACAAATATTTACCAAAAAGCAGAAAGAACATCAAAACTATTGATCACAGATTCTTTTTTTAGCATGGCAGGAATTATTTTCCCCGTTGCGGCATCTTGTTTATTGAACCATCATATTTTTTGGTACTGGATTTATATATTTATTGGATTAATATATTTTATTATTTTTATTATTACTTTAAATATTGAATTTCCAATATATAATGTTATGCATGCTAATCATGTCATTAAAAATGAAAAATACAAAACTAGTGTATTTATATTATGCGTATCTGCTTTATTTTATATATTAGGGCAATTAGGATTCATTTCATGGATTCCTGCATACGCAATACAAAATATTGGAATGAATATTCAATCTGCAGGAAAATTAGTGAGTATTTTTTGGTTATCCTATATGATAGGAATGTGGTTTTTTAGTTATGTATTACGATTTTTTGATTTACAATATTCATTAACTATCTTAACTGGAATATCTACAATCTTTATGTATTATTTTATACATAATACAGATATTTTATTACTTAATATACTTATTGCAATGCTAGGTTTTTTTTCTAGTGCTATTTATACAGTAATTATTACGTTAACTGCATTACAAACTAAAATACCATCACAAAAACTTATTAATTTTACTTTAATTGCCGGAACAACTGGAACACTATTAACATTTATTATTACTGGACCGATAGTATATACAATAGGTATCCCTGGCGCCTTAAAAATTGCAAATATACTGTACGGATTAGTATTTACATTATGCATACTGCTAGGGTTTACAAGTAATCATAAGAAAAATTTTTAAATATATGAATTATAATAATCCTAGAATATCATAAATAATCTTTATATTACGACGAGCTCTTTTTTTCGCTTGAGTTGCACCGTCACATAAAATATCCTTTAAAAAAGATTCTTGGTTTCTAAAAAAATAAAATCTTTCTTGCAATTCAGATAATTTTTGTGATATCAATGTTGCTAATATATACTTAAAATCTTTATATGAAGTATTAAAAAATTTTTTTTCTAATTTAAAAACACTATCGCCTGTTAAACTAGAATAAATATTTAACAGGTTAGAAATACCTGGTTTTTTCTTAATATCATAAAATATTTTATTCTCCGAATCTGTTACAGATCGGTTAATTTTTTTAAAAATTAAATCTTTCGAATCCATTAAAAAGATAACATTATTTTTGTTAATATCAGATTTAGACATTTTTATCATAGGATTTAATAAAGACATAATTTTTGCACTATGTTGGTTAGGAATGCATATATCAGGTACTTTAAAATGATCATGACAATATAATTTATTAAAGCGATTTGCGATCGTTCTAGTTAATTCTAAATGTTGTATTTGATCCTTTCCAACTAAAACAACATCACTATGATATAATAAAATATCTGCTGCCATTAATATTGGGTAACTAAATAAACCACAATTAATATTTTTCTGAAATATTTTAGATTTATGTTTAAATTGTGTCATTCTCGTTAATTCTCCAAAATAAGAATAACAACTAAGAACCCAATACAATTGACAATGCTCGGCAATCGAAGATTGCATAAATACTACACTTTTTTTTGGATCAATTCCTGCAGATAGATAAATAGACAAAATATCTAACTTAATGTTTTGTAAGTCAACTTTATCTTGAAATATTGTCATGGCATGTAAATCAGCAATACTATACATACAATGATAAATATCTTGCATATGTACCCACTGAGATATTGATCCAATATAATTACCAAGAGTTAAATTACCTGATGGTTGCACAGCACTAAACATATTTTTTTTTAATAAGATCATCATTTAACCTAAACCATTCATACTGATATTAATGTAATTAGCACAATATACTTAATTTACTTTTCATAAATTGAATTGTTTTTCTATAATCTGCTGCGTAAAATATTGCAGAACCCATAACTAAAATATTTGCTCCTGCTTGTGCAATATCATAAAAATTATTTATATTAATTCCACCATCTACTTCTAATAAAATATTTGGAAAAACATTTCTAATATATTGATTTAATTGATATATCTTATTCAAGACAGAAGGAATAAATTTTTGTCCAGGAAAACCGGGATTGACACTCATTAATAAAATTAAATCCAATTTATTAAAAAATCTTTTTAAATGATCGATAGAGGTATCAGGATTTACTGCTAAGCCAGCTTTACAACCATATTTTTTAATTAAATTTAAAGTTTCATTAATGTTACTACTGGTTTCAGGATGAAATGTAATAAAATCTGCTCCTGACGCCGCAAAAACAGGTATTAAACTATCTACTGAATTTACCATTAAATGAACATCAATAGGAGATGAAATCTTATACTTTCGTAATGATTGTAAAACCATAGGACCAAAAGTTAAATTGGGAACATAATGATTATCCATAACATCAAAATGAATCATATCCGCTCCTGCATCTAACACTTCTTGAATATTTTCTCCTAATCGAGCAAAATCTGCAGATAAAATAGAAGGAGCAATAAAAAATTTTTTCATTTTCATCTCTAATAGTTTATATGTAATAAATAAATAAATTTCAAATCTATAAAACTATGATCGATAACATAATTTAATAGCAGAAATAATAATTTTTTGATCAATATTTTTAAAAATTTCTGTTTTACCAATATCACATGGTAAAATTAAATTAATTCCATTCGTAGTATTTTTTTTATCTCTTAACATATATTGAATATATTTTTCTGGTAACATATTTTTTGGAGCATAGACCGGTAAACCAAATTGATTTAATAAATTTATAACACGTGTTACTGTTGTAGTAGAAATTAATCCAAGCAATTCTGCAGTTCTACAAGCCATGACCATACCTATCGACACAGCTTCTCCATGTAACCAATATGAATATTTAAAGTATGCTTCTATTGCATGTCCATATGTATGCCCTAGATTTAATAATGCTCTCATTCCTTTTTCACGTTCGTCTAAATGTACAATATGTGATTTAATTTCACAGCATGTACGAATACAATATAATAAATCATTTAAATTCATAGATAATAAATTCACAAAATTTTTTTCTATCCAAAGAAAAAAATTAAAATTAAACGAAATAGCATATTTAATTACTTCCGCAAAACCAGAAATTAATTGTCTTTTAGGTAAAGTAAATAAAAAATTAATATCTGTAAAAACTGCACTGGGTTGATAAAAAGTACCGATCATATTTTTTCCTAAAATATGATTAACACCCGTTTTTCCTCCTATAGCAGCATCCACTTGAGATAATAATGTTGTTGGTACCTGAATAAATTTTATACCCCGTTGATAAATTGATGCAACAAATCCAGTTAAATCACCAATTACTCCTCCACCTAATGCTAATAAAATAGAATTTCTATTATGATTATTTTTTAACAAATATGACAATAATAAATTTACAGAATCTAAATTTTTATAACTTTCTCCATCAGGTAAAATAAATTCATCTAATAACACTGGATACATAAGTATATTGTTTATGATTTTTTTTTTCCAACATTTCTCAATAGTATTATTAGTCACTAATATCAAACGATTTCCTGATGAAAAAAAATCAAAATTACTTTTATTTTCAAAAATATTTTTTCCAATAAAAATAGGATATTCATGATCTTTTGTTTTAACATATATACATTTTTTTGTCATACTATACTCATATAAAATTCCAGTAAATTTATATTTTTTTTAACATTTTAATAATATTAAAAACAATAGATTTTGCGTTTTTATTATCAGTATTAATAGTAAAATCAGATATTTCCTCATATAACGGTGTTCTTTTAATAGACAAATTTTGTAAAACCGTTTGAATAGATTCTGAACTATTTAACAATGGTCTATGTTTATCTCGTTTAGTGCGATCTAACTGTTTTTCAATTGCAACTTGTAAATATATCACAATACCACGAGAAGATAAGTTATTTCTAATTTTTTTTGAAATAATTGATCCCCCTCCAGTAGCTAATACAATTTTATTCATTTTAGTCAACTCATCAATAATTTTTTCTTCTCTGACTCTAAAACCATCTTCTCCTTCTATATCAAATACCCAACTAATATCCGCTCCTGTTCTTTTTTCAATTTCTTGGTCTGAATCGTAAAATTCCATCCCTAATTCTTTAGATAATTGTCGACCAATTGTGCTTTTTCCGGCACCCATGGGTCCTATTAAAAAAATATTTCTTTTTTCTATCATATTTTAGTATTTTAGTTATGTAATAAAATTACAATAATTGATGATTTATTAATATATTTTAAAAATACTGCTTATATAGTTTTATATTACTATAAAACTTTAAAATAATAAAATAAAATTCTTTTTTTTTTTTTAAAATCAATAAATAAAATATTGATTATATTTATATTTTATACCATAATATACTATCATGGTGAGATGTCCGAGTGGCTTAAGGAGCACGCCTGGAAAGTGTGTATATGCTTTGTTGCGTATCAAGGGTTCGAATCCCTTTCTCACCAAAAAAAAAAAAAAAAAAATAAAAAAAATTATAAAATATTTTTATCAAACTATATAATTTAACTTATTAAAGTTAATAAAGCAATTTTAATAATATTATCAAATGCATATGATCGATCTTTAACAGAAATCTTCTGATTTAAAGTTAAATGATCAGAAACGCAACAAATTGCAACGGATTGTATATTATACTCAGCGGATAAACTATAAATTCCAGCTGTTTCCATATCTATTCCTAAAATATTATATTTTTTTAACAAATCAAATAAAATTTTATCTTTTACATAAAATGTATCTGATGTAAAAAAATTACCAACATGTATACAAATATTCATTTTTTTTGCATAATGCATTGTTTTCATTAACATATCGAAATTTGCTATTGCAGAAAAATCATATTGATTAAATCGTACACGATTAAAACTGGAATCAGTACATGCCCCCATAGCAACAACAATATCTTTTAAAAAAATATCTTTTCTTACCGCTCCGCATGTCCCCACTCGAACAATTTTTTTTACATTATAAAAGTTTATTAATTCTTCAACATAAATAGCAGCAGAAGGTATACCCATTCCATGACACATAACAGATACCAAAACGTCTTGATAATACCCAGTAAAACCTAACATAGAACGAACATTTGTAATTTGTATAGAATTTTTTAAAAAATTTTCCGCAATATAAGTTACTCGATTAGGGTCTCCAGACATAATAACTAGTTCAGAAAAATCATTTTTTTTTGCATTGATATGAGGTGTATTCATAATTTATATATTATTCCTATAATATTTTCAATAAATTAATATTTTTAAAACATCTATAACATAGATACTCCATAAGACATAGAAGATAAATCAAAATAATTCGCAATTGTTTGCGCAATATCAGAAAAAGTTTTACGATGACCTAAAAAAACATTTTTTGTATGTTGATGATATAGCAAAATAGGAGTATACTCACGAGTATGATCTGTTCCACTCCAGGTAGGATCACATCCATGATCTGCAGTAATAATCAAAATATCATTTTCATTTAATGCATGTAAAATATTAGGTAGTTTTTTATCAAAAAACTCTAAACCTTTTGCGTATCCAGCAACATCTCTTCTATGACCCCATATAGAATCAAAATCAACAAAATTTACAAAAACAATTGTATTATCAACTGCTTGTTTAATTTGAATTACTGTATCATTAATTAAATTCCTTAATCCAACAGAGTGTATGTTTTTCGTAATTCCTACATTCGCAAATATATCCGAAATTTTACCTAATGCAATTACCTTTCCATTTTTTTCATCAATTAATTTCTGCAAAACAGTTTTTTCATGCGGAGGTTTTGAAAAATCTTTTCGATGACCCGTTCGAATAAAACTAAATTTTTTTTCTCCAATAAAAGGTCTAGCAATAACTCTTGTAATATTAAAATTTAAATCATCAAGAATTTTTCTAATACCAAGACACAATTTATATAATTCATTTAAACCAAAAAATTTTTCATGACATGCAACTTGAAAAACAGAATCAGAAGATGTATAAAAAATTGGATTATTCGTACGAATATGCATCTCTCCAAAATTATCTAAAATGTCAGTACCAGAAGCATGACAATTACCTAAATAACCTGATAATTTTAATTCTTTCATAATTATTTTTAATAATTTATCAGGGAAACTATTACATTTTTTTTTAAAATAATCCCATTGAAATAATACAGGAACTCCAGCAATTTCCCAATGTCCTGAAGAAGTATCTTTAGCAGTAGATATTTCACTCGCAAATGCATAACTACTAATAACATAATGAATATAATTCATACCATCAGGCATAATATTATGTATTTTATAATATAAATTTCCTAATCCTAAAGAAAGCAAATTAGGAATTTTTAATACTCCTGAACGATTTTTATTAGCTTTAGATAAATAACAAAATTCAGCAATATGTCCAAATGTATTCGATCCTACATCATTAAATTTCATTGCATCTTGACTATAACCTATTCCAAAAGAATCTAAAACTAAAATAAATACTCTTTTCATATTTAAATACCAAAATTACTTTAACAAAAAAAAAAAATAATAGTTGACTATAAAATTTACATTATAATCATAATAAATAAATATACTACGAAATATTTTTGTTATATAAAAGAATGTATTCCACGTGCATGCTTAGTAAGATCTTTTACTCCTTTAATACTTGGGAATTCTGATAGAATTCTTTTTTCAATACCATTTTTTAAAGTATCTTTAGACATCGTACAACCATTACATCCTCCTAAAAACTCAATCATAATATAACCTTCTTTAATATCCAATAAAATAATTTTTCCTCCATGCATATTCAACATAGGATTAACATGAAAATCAATGAAATCTTGTACTCGATATAATAAATCATTTTTTTTTAAAAATATATCTTCATTTTTATGAATTCCAGATAATTGAGATTGTGCATATGGAGCCATTAACATTAATTGTTGATCTAAATTATCATGTAATATTTCAATCTTAGCATCTTTAAAATAGGGTAAAATCATGGTTTTCACATAAATATTAAAACCATCATATTTCATTACAGTATCTTCTGTTGTTAAATTTTCTTTAATGTCATAAGAAATTTTACATTCAGCATATTTTGTTCCTGGAAAACTAATTGACATTCTTAAAATATTAGATTTTTTCTTTTTTAAAATTAATTTTTTAATATATATTTGTGCTTCATGAGAAATATTAATCATAAAATGATATAAAATTTAAATAAACATAACAACATTATATAATATTCATTATTATATTATTAAAAACTAAAATTATGTATTTTATTTTAAAATATGAAAATTGAAATCATTGGTAATAAAAAAATTCATCTAATTTTATTTCACGGATGGGGAATTGGAAAAAAAATATGGCATTGGATTAAGTTAGAATTATCAAAATATTTTACATTACATTTATTTGATATGCCTGGATACGGAGATAATTGCAATCTGTATGTACATAAAATTCAAGATCTGATATATATGATCAATCAATATATACCACAAAAATGTATTTTAATAGGATGGTCCATGGGGGGAATAATCACAAATCATTTAGCATTACAGTATCCAAAAAAAATAATGGCAATAATCAATATTTGTTCATCTCCTTATTTTATAAAAAAAAATAATTGGCCCGGTATAGAAATAAATTTTTTAAAAAATATGTTAAACGAATTGAAAAAAAATTATCGAAAAACTATCATTAATTTTTTGCAATATAATGTTCCAAACATTATGAAAGATATAAATAATTATAATTATATTCATAATACTTTATTAAAAAAACCATATCCTAAACCATTTATATTAAAAAAAAATTTGAAAATAATTAAACAGTCTGACCTAAGAAATAAAATTAAAAAAATTAAATGTCCAAAATTGAATATATATGGAGTTTTAGATAAAATAGTACCAATAGAAATAATATATTATCTTGAAAGAAAAAATACAAAATCAAAAATTATAAATCATACAGCACATTTACCGTTTATCTCACAATCAAAAAATTTTTGCACAATCATTAAAAAATTTATCAGTACTCTTCAAAATTTATAAAAATCAATATTATCAATTACAATTGAGATACTACATAATTAAAATGGTAATTCTTCATCGAAATTTACATGCGATATATCTTCATCTAATAATTTACTTTTTAACTGACTATCGAGATTTTCTTTTTTCGAAACAGCATGTACAGTTGTATCTTTATTATGTATATCTTCTTTTTTTTGATTAACAGTTGTATTACGTTGACTTAACATATACATTTTACCATTCATATTAACAATAATTTCTGTAGTGTAACGATCCATTCCATTTTGATCTCTCCATTTCCTTGTTTGTAATGAACCTTCAATATATACTTGAGAACCTTTATTTAAATACTCATTCGCAATTTCAGCTAATTTACCAAATAAAACAACTCGATGCCATTCAGTTTTCTCCTTCATTTCATTAGTTTGTTTATCTTTCCAATAATCCGAAGTAGCTAAACTTAAATTAGTTACAGCATTACCATTAGACATATATCTTATTTCTGGTTTTTTTCCTAAATGACCAATCAAAATTACTTTATTTACTCCTCTACTCGCCATATTTTATCCCATTATTCAAAAATAAAAAAAATAAATTGTTATTTTCAATATATATATATATATATATAATTTACTATTATATTTTAAAAACATTACCATTTTAATTAATTCAAATTGAATATTTTACTAAAAAAAAAAAATGACAAAAAAAAAATCTGAACTAAATAATATTATATCAAAACATATCCCTTATTCTCTAGAAGCAGAACAATCAATATTAGGAGGATTAATGCTAGATAATTCTCAATGGGATATTATATCAAACAAAATTACTATAAAAGATTTTTTTAATCAATCACATCAATTAATCTTTCAAGAAATGCAACTCCTCATCGAAAATAACTTTCCAATTGATTTAATTACCGTATCTGAATCACTAGAAAAAAAAAATAAATTAAACAACATAGGAAAATTTTCTTATTTATCAGAAATAATTAAAAATACTCCTAGCACTGCAAATATTACAGCATATGCTAAAATTGTAAAAGAACATTCAATATTACGTCACATTATTTCCATTGGAAATAAAATAAAAAAACTTGGGTATTATCCAAATGGGAAAACAAGTGAAGAAATTTTAAACATTGCAGAGTATAATTTATTAAATCTTATTCAAAAAAGGTCAAAAAAAAATCATCCTAAAAATATTAAATATGTACTTGAAAAAACAATTACTGTTATTGAAAATCTTATTAAATCTCCAAATCATAATATTACAGGATTAGATACAGGTTATAGCGATTTGAATAAAAAAACACTAGGTTTACAAAACTCTGATTTAATTATTATCGCCGCAAGACCATCAATGGGTAAAACTACTCTGGCGATGAATATCTGCGAAAATATTGCTATGACATCCAATAAATCAATTTTAATTTTTAGCCTAGAGATGCCAGGAGAACAAATTATGTTACGAATGTTATCATCATTATCACGAGTTTATCAAAAAAATATTCGGACTGGGCAACTTCAAGATGATGATTGGTCTCAAATTTCTGGAACAATAAATATATTAATTAAAAAAAATAATATATACATTGATGATTCTGCACAGTTAACGTTAAATGAAATTAAATCAAAGTCTAAAAAATTACATAATACAAAAGGATTGAGTTTAATCATGATTGATTATTTACAACTGATTAGTGTACCGCATTTATCAACACAACGAAATCTTGAAATTGCAGAAATTTCACGATCTTTAAAATCATTAGCTAAAGAACTAAAAATACCTATTATTGCAATTTCACAACTTAATCGTATTTTAGAACAAAGAATTGATAAAAGACCAATTAATTCCGATTTACGTGAATCTGGATCATTAGAGCAAGATGCTGATCTAATACTATTTATTTATCGAGATGAATTATATAACGAGAATAGTGAATTAAAAGGAATAGCAGAAATAATTATCGGGAAACAAAGAAATGGTCCAAATGGAACAATAAAATTAATATTTAATGGAAATTTATGCCGATTTGATAATTATTATCAAAATTAAATATAAAAATAAAATTTTAATATAATAAATATCTACATTCATATAAAATAAAATATATTATCAATTTAATCATTTGAGCTGATAAAGTGGAAATAAATTTACAAAATAATATTTTAATTGCTATGCCTGGAATTAAAAATCCAATGTTCCAAAAAACAGTTATATATATTTGCGAACATAATCAGGAAGGAGCGATGGGAATTATTATTAATAAACCATTAAAAAACTTAAAAATTAAAAATATTTTAAAAAAACTTAATATCATCACATCTTCTTGTTTATTTGGTCCAAAAATTTTTGATTCTGTCATGATGGGCGGTCCTCAATCACAAGACAGAGGATTTATTTTACATACATCCAATAAACAATTTTACTCAAGTATCAGAATTTCTGAAGATACAGTAATTACTACTTCAAAAGACATTTTAGAATCAATTGGAATTCTTGAAGATCCAAATAAAATACTAGTTGCATTAGGATATTGTACATGGGATAAAAACCAATTAGAAACTGAAATACTAAAAAATTTTTGGTTAACATCTTCAGTCAATGATGATATTTTATTTAAAATACCAACTGCTAAAAAATGGATGCAAGCAGTAAAAAATATTGGTATTAATCTTTACCAATTATCTAGTAATTTTGGTCATACATAATATGATAGTTCTATCATTTGATTTTGGAACAAAAAATATTGGTGTAGCAATTGGACAAAACATCACATATACAGCAAATATGTTAAACAATATTAAGGTAAAAAATGGAATACCAGATTGGAAAAAAATATCTTATATCATTAAATTATGGTTACCACAGGCGATTATTGTTGGATATCCATTAAATATGGACGGAACAAGACAAAATATCACAAAAAAAACAATAATTTTTTCTAAAGAATTACATCAAAGATATTTAATGCCAGTCATATTACATGATGAAAGATTAACTACAACGGAATCAAAATCTATTTTATATAATTCTGGTGGATATAAAAAATTAAAAAAAAAATACATAG is a window of Buchnera aphidicola (Shivaphis celti) DNA encoding:
- the tsgA gene encoding MFS transporter TsgA, with protein sequence MNKRNIFGLTIISFLSYYFTGAMIVVTGIALNSIAQYFYLSVSEVSNAFTFLNAGILISIFLNSTITTIFSFKEQIILGFFLIILAIIGFVKFHTILIFCTSMFIFGFVGGLTMSIGTFIITNIYQKAERTSKLLITDSFFSMAGIIFPVAASCLLNHHIFWYWIYIFIGLIYFIIFIITLNIEFPIYNVMHANHVIKNEKYKTSVFILCVSALFYILGQLGFISWIPAYAIQNIGMNIQSAGKLVSIFWLSYMIGMWFFSYVLRFFDLQYSLTILTGISTIFMYYFIHNTDILLLNILIAMLGFFSSAIYTVIITLTALQTKIPSQKLINFTLIAGTTGTLLTFIITGPIVYTIGIPGALKIANILYGLVFTLCILLGFTSNHKKNF
- the trpS gene encoding tryptophan--tRNA ligase, with translation MILLKKNMFSAVQPSGNLTLGNYIGSISQWVHMQDIYHCMYSIADLHAMTIFQDKVDLQNIKLDILSIYLSAGIDPKKSVVFMQSSIAEHCQLYWVLSCYSYFGELTRMTQFKHKSKIFQKNINCGLFSYPILMAADILLYHSDVVLVGKDQIQHLELTRTIANRFNKLYCHDHFKVPDICIPNQHSAKIMSLLNPMIKMSKSDINKNNVIFLMDSKDLIFKKINRSVTDSENKIFYDIKKKPGISNLLNIYSSLTGDSVFKLEKKFFNTSYKDFKYILATLISQKLSELQERFYFFRNQESFLKDILCDGATQAKKRARRNIKIIYDILGLL
- the rpe gene encoding ribulose-phosphate 3-epimerase; this translates as MKKFFIAPSILSADFARLGENIQEVLDAGADMIHFDVMDNHYVPNLTFGPMVLQSLRKYKISSPIDVHLMVNSVDSLIPVFAASGADFITFHPETSSNINETLNLIKKYGCKAGLAVNPDTSIDHLKRFFNKLDLILLMSVNPGFPGQKFIPSVLNKIYQLNQYIRNVFPNILLEVDGGININNFYDIAQAGANILVMGSAIFYAADYRKTIQFMKSKLSILC
- the aroB gene encoding 3-dehydroquinate synthase, whose translation is MTKKCIYVKTKDHEYPIFIGKNIFENKSNFDFFSSGNRLILVTNNTIEKCWKKKIINNILMYPVLLDEFILPDGESYKNLDSVNLLLSYLLKNNHNRNSILLALGGGVIGDLTGFVASIYQRGIKFIQVPTTLLSQVDAAIGGKTGVNHILGKNMIGTFYQPSAVFTDINFLFTLPKRQLISGFAEVIKYAISFNFNFFLWIEKNFVNLLSMNLNDLLYCIRTCCEIKSHIVHLDEREKGMRALLNLGHTYGHAIEAYFKYSYWLHGEAVSIGMVMACRTAELLGLISTTTVTRVINLLNQFGLPVYAPKNMLPEKYIQYMLRDKKNTTNGINLILPCDIGKTEIFKNIDQKIIISAIKLCYRS
- the aroK gene encoding shikimate kinase AroK; this encodes MIEKRNIFLIGPMGAGKSTIGRQLSKELGMEFYDSDQEIEKRTGADISWVFDIEGEDGFRVREEKIIDELTKMNKIVLATGGGSIISKKIRNNLSSRGIVIYLQVAIEKQLDRTKRDKHRPLLNSSESIQTVLQNLSIKRTPLYEEISDFTINTDNKNAKSIVFNIIKMLKKI
- the deoD gene encoding purine-nucleoside phosphorylase — translated: MNTPHINAKKNDFSELVIMSGDPNRVTYIAENFLKNSIQITNVRSMLGFTGYYQDVLVSVMCHGMGIPSAAIYVEELINFYNVKKIVRVGTCGAVRKDIFLKDIVVAMGACTDSSFNRVRFNQYDFSAIANFDMLMKTMHYAKKMNICIHVGNFFTSDTFYVKDKILFDLLKKYNILGIDMETAGIYSLSAEYNIQSVAICCVSDHLTLNQKISVKDRSYAFDNIIKIALLTLIS
- a CDS encoding phosphopentomutase, which codes for MKRVFILVLDSFGIGYSQDAMKFNDVGSNTFGHIAEFCYLSKANKNRSGVLKIPNLLSLGLGNLYYKIHNIMPDGMNYIHYVISSYAFASEISTAKDTSSGHWEIAGVPVLFQWDYFKKKCNSFPDKLLKIIMKELKLSGYLGNCHASGTDILDNFGEMHIRTNNPIFYTSSDSVFQVACHEKFFGLNELYKLCLGIRKILDDLNFNITRVIARPFIGEKKFSFIRTGHRKDFSKPPHEKTVLQKLIDEKNGKVIALGKISDIFANVGITKNIHSVGLRNLINDTVIQIKQAVDNTIVFVNFVDFDSIWGHRRDVAGYAKGLEFFDKKLPNILHALNENDILIITADHGCDPTWSGTDHTREYTPILLYHQHTKNVFLGHRKTFSDIAQTIANYFDLSSMSYGVSML
- a CDS encoding NifU family protein → MINISHEAQIYIKKLILKKKKSNILRMSISFPGTKYAECKISYDIKENLTTEDTVMKYDGFNIYVKTMILPYFKDAKIEILHDNLDQQLMLMAPYAQSQLSGIHKNEDIFLKKNDLLYRVQDFIDFHVNPMLNMHGGKIILLDIKEGYIMIEFLGGCNGCTMSKDTLKNGIEKRILSEFPSIKGVKDLTKHARGIHSFI
- a CDS encoding alpha/beta fold hydrolase; amino-acid sequence: MKIEIIGNKKIHLILFHGWGIGKKIWHWIKLELSKYFTLHLFDMPGYGDNCNLYVHKIQDLIYMINQYIPQKCILIGWSMGGIITNHLALQYPKKIMAIINICSSPYFIKKNNWPGIEINFLKNMLNELKKNYRKTIINFLQYNVPNIMKDINNYNYIHNTLLKKPYPKPFILKKNLKIIKQSDLRNKIKKIKCPKLNIYGVLDKIVPIEIIYYLERKNTKSKIINHTAHLPFISQSKNFCTIIKKFISTLQNL
- the ssb gene encoding single-stranded DNA-binding protein: MASRGVNKVILIGHLGKKPEIRYMSNGNAVTNLSLATSDYWKDKQTNEMKEKTEWHRVVLFGKLAEIANEYLNKGSQVYIEGSLQTRKWRDQNGMDRYTTEIIVNMNGKMYMLSQRNTTVNQKKEDIHNKDTTVHAVSKKENLDSQLKSKLLDEDISHVNFDEELPF
- the dnaB gene encoding replicative DNA helicase produces the protein MTKKKSELNNIISKHIPYSLEAEQSILGGLMLDNSQWDIISNKITIKDFFNQSHQLIFQEMQLLIENNFPIDLITVSESLEKKNKLNNIGKFSYLSEIIKNTPSTANITAYAKIVKEHSILRHIISIGNKIKKLGYYPNGKTSEEILNIAEYNLLNLIQKRSKKNHPKNIKYVLEKTITVIENLIKSPNHNITGLDTGYSDLNKKTLGLQNSDLIIIAARPSMGKTTLAMNICENIAMTSNKSILIFSLEMPGEQIMLRMLSSLSRVYQKNIRTGQLQDDDWSQISGTINILIKKNNIYIDDSAQLTLNEIKSKSKKLHNTKGLSLIMIDYLQLISVPHLSTQRNLEIAEISRSLKSLAKELKIPIIAISQLNRILEQRIDKRPINSDLRESGSLEQDADLILFIYRDELYNENSELKGIAEIIIGKQRNGPNGTIKLIFNGNLCRFDNYYQN
- a CDS encoding YqgE/AlgH family protein — translated: MNLQNNILIAMPGIKNPMFQKTVIYICEHNQEGAMGIIINKPLKNLKIKNILKKLNIITSSCLFGPKIFDSVMMGGPQSQDRGFILHTSNKQFYSSIRISEDTVITTSKDILESIGILEDPNKILVALGYCTWDKNQLETEILKNFWLTSSVNDDILFKIPTAKKWMQAVKNIGINLYQLSSNFGHT
- the ruvX gene encoding Holliday junction resolvase RuvX — translated: MIVLSFDFGTKNIGVAIGQNITYTANMLNNIKVKNGIPDWKKISYIIKLWLPQAIIVGYPLNMDGTRQNITKKTIIFSKELHQRYLMPVILHDERLTTTESKSILYNSGGYKKLKKKYIDSLSAALILESWMQQNHSN